One window of Fibrobacterota bacterium genomic DNA carries:
- a CDS encoding GAF domain-containing protein gives MKSGETGALDAGAGQERGSESVLRAVCLRLGCTAATAIFPREESRAVWGRSEADIAFARDQLANAGDELARRVIASRKPIATNKLKHTSGGQIACKLVALPLIARGGPAGALIIFNRPDEPSFDEFTVRRLGRFARLLARNATQD, from the coding sequence GTGAAGTCGGGAGAAACGGGAGCGCTCGATGCGGGGGCGGGGCAGGAACGCGGCAGCGAGAGCGTGCTGCGTGCCGTGTGTCTGCGCCTGGGCTGCACGGCCGCGACGGCCATCTTTCCGCGCGAGGAATCGCGCGCCGTCTGGGGCCGTTCCGAGGCCGACATCGCGTTCGCGCGCGACCAGCTCGCGAACGCCGGCGACGAGCTCGCGCGCCGCGTGATCGCGTCGCGCAAGCCGATCGCCACCAACAAGCTCAAGCACACGAGCGGCGGGCAGATCGCCTGCAAGCTCGTCGCCTTGCCGTTGATCGCGCGCGGCGGACCCGCCGGTGCACTGATCATCTTCAATCGCCCCGACGAACCGAGCTTCGACGAATTCACCGTGCGCCGGCTGGGCCGCTTTGCGCGGCTGCTGGCGCGCAACGCGACGCAGGAT